The proteins below are encoded in one region of Microbispora sp. NBC_01189:
- a CDS encoding HGxxPAAW family protein: MAQSGHQGSHAGSAKSWLAVSIILIGFTIGGVALTLGPNWLFVWIGAGICAVGGLLALAFDIFSDVIVDAPRDIQVQEHHSPFEHRSIGS, encoded by the coding sequence ATGGCACAGAGCGGACACCAGGGCAGCCACGCGGGAAGCGCCAAATCGTGGCTCGCCGTCAGCATCATCCTCATCGGCTTCACGATCGGGGGCGTGGCGCTGACCCTCGGCCCGAACTGGCTGTTCGTGTGGATCGGCGCGGGCATCTGCGCGGTGGGCGGACTGCTCGCCCTCGCGTTCGACATCTTCTCGGACGTGATCGTGGACGCGCCCCGGGACATCCAGGTGCAGGAGCACCACTCCCCGTTCGAACACCGGTCCATCGGTTCCTGA
- the secA gene encoding preprotein translocase subunit SecA, with protein MPAILDKILRAGEGKTLRKLKRIAEQVNSIEEDFRSLSDAELRALTAEYKQRHADGESLEDLMPEAFATVREAARRVLGQRHFDVQLMGGANLHMGNISEMRTGEGKTLTCTLPAYLNAISGKGVHVVTVNDYLAKRDAETMGRVHRFLGLEVGVILANMPPDERRRQYNADITYGTNNEFGFDYLRDNMAWSMEECVQRGHNYAIVDEVDSILIDEARTPLIISGPGEQSGKWYQEFARIVPRLRRGTEGKDGEESTGDYVVDEKKRTVGILEAGVERVEDWLGIDNLYKPEHTHLVQFLNNALKAKELFKKDKDYIVVDGEVLIVDEFTGRVLHGRRYNEGMHQAIEAKESVKIKDENQTLATITLQNYFRLYEKLAGMTGTAATEANEFHQTYKLGVVPIPTNRPMVRQDQADVVYKTEDAKFQACVDDIKARYEQGQPVLVGTTSVEKSEKLSRMLKRQGVPHEVLNAKNHAREATIVAEAGRKGAVTVATNMAGRGTDIMLGGNPEFRADLELQQRGLSPSETPDEYEKAWAEALEKAKEAVKAEHEQVVDAGGLYVLGTERHESRRIDNQLRGRSGRQGDPGESRFYLSLEDDLMRLFNAARVEMIMTRLNIPDDVPIESGMVSKAIASAQHQVEQQNFEIRKNVLKYDEVMNRQRTVIYAERRRVLEGADLHEQVRGFVTEVVDDYVKGATGEGFAEEWDLDKLWKAFGQLYPVSLTVDQLVEEAGGAKEDLDAKFIADKIKEDALQAYDRREEELGPEAMRELERRVILSVLDRKWREHLYEMDYLQEGIGMRAYAQKDPLIEYQREGFEMFAAMLDGIKEESVGYLFNLEVEVQANPIVEENAEEDTALSETGSIIARALRQPSRPTEMVYTAPGESGDVEVSRVRSTPEQRAAYGDVERNAPCPCGSGKKFKRCHGDPRNQQA; from the coding sequence GTGCCAGCCATTCTCGACAAGATCCTTCGCGCCGGCGAAGGCAAGACTCTGCGGAAGCTCAAGCGCATCGCCGAGCAGGTCAACTCCATCGAAGAGGACTTCAGGAGCCTGTCCGACGCCGAGCTCCGCGCGCTGACCGCCGAGTACAAGCAGCGGCACGCCGACGGCGAGTCCCTCGAAGACCTGATGCCGGAGGCCTTCGCGACCGTGCGCGAGGCCGCCCGCCGGGTCCTCGGGCAGCGCCATTTCGACGTGCAGCTCATGGGCGGCGCCAACCTGCACATGGGCAACATCTCCGAGATGCGCACCGGTGAGGGCAAGACGCTTACCTGTACGCTTCCCGCCTACCTCAACGCGATCTCCGGCAAGGGCGTCCACGTCGTCACGGTCAACGACTACCTGGCCAAGCGCGACGCCGAGACGATGGGCCGGGTGCACCGCTTCCTCGGCCTGGAGGTCGGGGTCATCCTGGCCAACATGCCCCCGGACGAGCGCCGCAGGCAGTACAACGCCGACATCACGTACGGCACGAACAACGAGTTCGGCTTCGACTACCTGCGTGACAACATGGCGTGGTCGATGGAGGAGTGCGTCCAGCGCGGCCACAACTACGCCATCGTCGACGAGGTCGACTCGATCCTGATCGACGAGGCCCGCACCCCGCTCATCATCTCCGGCCCCGGTGAGCAGTCGGGCAAGTGGTACCAGGAGTTCGCCAGGATCGTGCCGAGGCTCCGCCGCGGCACCGAGGGCAAGGACGGCGAGGAGAGCACCGGCGACTACGTCGTCGACGAGAAGAAGCGCACGGTCGGCATTCTGGAAGCGGGCGTGGAGCGGGTCGAGGACTGGCTCGGCATCGACAACCTCTACAAGCCCGAGCACACCCATCTCGTGCAGTTCCTCAACAACGCGCTCAAGGCGAAGGAACTGTTCAAGAAGGACAAGGACTACATCGTCGTCGACGGCGAGGTCCTGATCGTCGACGAGTTCACCGGGCGCGTGCTGCACGGCCGCCGTTACAACGAGGGCATGCACCAGGCCATCGAGGCCAAGGAAAGCGTGAAGATCAAGGACGAGAACCAGACTCTCGCCACGATCACCCTCCAGAACTACTTCCGCCTGTACGAGAAGCTCGCCGGCATGACCGGTACGGCCGCGACCGAGGCCAACGAGTTCCACCAGACGTACAAGCTGGGCGTCGTCCCGATCCCGACCAACCGGCCGATGGTCCGTCAGGACCAGGCCGACGTGGTCTACAAGACCGAGGACGCCAAGTTCCAGGCGTGCGTCGACGACATCAAGGCGCGCTACGAGCAGGGCCAGCCGGTCCTCGTCGGCACCACGAGCGTCGAGAAGTCCGAGAAGCTGTCGCGCATGCTCAAGCGCCAGGGCGTGCCGCACGAGGTGCTGAACGCCAAGAACCACGCCCGTGAGGCCACGATCGTCGCCGAGGCGGGCCGCAAGGGCGCGGTCACCGTGGCCACCAACATGGCCGGTCGAGGCACCGACATCATGCTCGGCGGCAACCCCGAGTTCCGCGCCGACCTGGAGCTTCAGCAGCGCGGCCTGTCGCCGTCCGAGACGCCGGACGAGTACGAGAAGGCCTGGGCCGAGGCGCTGGAGAAGGCCAAGGAGGCCGTCAAGGCCGAGCACGAGCAGGTCGTCGACGCCGGCGGGCTCTACGTGCTGGGCACCGAGCGGCACGAGTCGCGGCGCATCGACAACCAGCTCCGCGGCCGTTCCGGCCGTCAGGGCGACCCCGGCGAGTCGCGGTTCTACCTGTCGCTCGAAGACGACCTCATGCGCCTGTTCAACGCCGCCCGGGTCGAGATGATCATGACGCGGCTGAACATCCCGGACGACGTGCCGATCGAGTCGGGCATGGTCTCCAAGGCCATCGCGTCGGCCCAGCACCAGGTCGAGCAGCAGAACTTCGAGATCCGCAAGAACGTCCTGAAGTACGACGAGGTGATGAACCGGCAGCGCACGGTCATCTACGCCGAGCGGCGGCGGGTGCTGGAAGGCGCCGACCTGCACGAGCAGGTCCGCGGCTTCGTCACCGAGGTCGTCGACGACTACGTCAAGGGCGCCACCGGCGAGGGCTTCGCCGAGGAGTGGGACCTCGACAAGCTGTGGAAGGCCTTCGGGCAGCTCTACCCCGTCTCCCTCACGGTCGACCAGCTCGTCGAGGAGGCCGGCGGCGCCAAGGAGGACCTCGACGCCAAGTTCATCGCCGACAAGATCAAGGAAGACGCGCTCCAGGCGTACGACCGCCGCGAGGAGGAGCTCGGCCCCGAGGCGATGCGTGAGCTGGAGCGCCGGGTCATCCTCTCGGTGCTCGACCGCAAGTGGCGCGAGCACCTCTACGAGATGGACTACCTCCAGGAGGGCATCGGCATGCGCGCCTATGCCCAGAAGGACCCGCTGATCGAGTACCAGCGCGAGGGCTTCGAGATGTTCGCCGCGATGCTCGACGGCATCAAGGAGGAGTCGGTCGGCTACCTGTTCAACCTCGAGGTCGAGGTGCAGGCCAACCCGATCGTGGAGGAGAACGCCGAGGAGGACACGGCGCTGTCGGAGACCGGGTCGATCATCGCCCGGGCGCTGCGGCAGCCGTCGCGGCCCACCGAGATGGTCTACACCGCGCCCGGCGAGAGCGGCGACGTGGAGGTCAGCCGGGTCAGGTCGACCCCCGAGCAGCGCGCCGCGTACGGCGACGTCGAGCGCAACGCGCCCTGCCCCTGCGGCTCGGGCAAGAAGTTCAAGCGCTGCCATGGCGACCCGCGCAACCAGCAGGCGTGA
- a CDS encoding Rv3235 family protein yields MPKPVPLPRLAAVPPADPPYDERDGGPVTYGALALAPATLPAPPVSYPYGRPGGSLTDERRLRGLGQALAEILAGRRPPETVAGRLTERAYRELVRAGKMIDTERPPLTGLPHVQRPLDGVIEMCLLVNCGPRSRVLAVRLERQGMQWLVTDFETA; encoded by the coding sequence ATGCCCAAGCCCGTCCCCCTGCCACGGCTCGCGGCCGTCCCCCCGGCGGACCCTCCCTACGACGAGCGGGACGGCGGTCCCGTGACGTACGGCGCGCTCGCCCTCGCCCCGGCCACCCTCCCGGCGCCGCCCGTGTCGTACCCGTACGGACGGCCGGGGGGCTCGCTCACCGACGAGCGCCGCCTGCGAGGGCTCGGCCAGGCGCTGGCGGAGATCCTGGCCGGCCGCCGGCCGCCGGAGACGGTGGCCGGCCGGCTCACCGAGCGGGCCTACCGCGAACTGGTCCGGGCCGGAAAGATGATCGACACCGAGCGGCCGCCGCTGACCGGCCTGCCGCACGTGCAACGGCCCCTGGACGGGGTCATCGAGATGTGCCTGCTGGTCAACTGTGGTCCGCGCAGCCGGGTGCTCGCCGTACGGCTGGAGCGGCAGGGCATGCAGTGGCTGGTCACCGACTTCGAGACCGCCTGA